Genomic segment of Streptosporangium sp. NBC_01755:
CCGAGGGCAGGGGCGCCAGCCGTACAGGGTCAGGCCGCAGCCTTCTTGCCGCCCGCATTGACGAGCTCCTTGAACTCCGAACCCGGCTTGAACTTCGGCCCCCACGACTCGGCGACGTGGATCTCGGCACCCGTCGAGGGGTTGCGGGCGGTGCGGGCCGGCTTGTGCACCATCTCGAAAGCACCGAACCCCGTGATCGAGACCTTGTCGCCGGACGCGACGGCGGCCTGGATCGTGTCGAGCACCGCGTTCACGGCCTCGGTGGCGGTCTTCTTGTCGCCGACTCGGTCCGCGATGGCGTCGACGAGTTCCTTCTTGTTCACAGCTTCTCCTGTGTTGATCGTGTTAACAGACTTTACGGTTCGTGTGCTGTGAATATTGCATATCGGTTGTGAATGCTGTAGTCGAACGAGGTTCGGAGGGTCTCGACTGCAAGATCGCGGGTGCACCCGCATAATCCTCGTTATCGATGAAGTCACCACAGGACCTTCGCAACCTTGACCGAAGGATCATTTTCAAGACGCCTCAACGCGTGAACGTAGATTTTGGTCGTATCCGTTGATTCATGACCAAGAGCCTCGGACACCTCGTCAAGGGACGCACCGCGCTCTATGGCCAGCGTGGCGAAAGTGTGCCGAAGCGCGTGCGGAGTGACACGTTCAGGACGATGTAGGCCAGCTTGCCGAGCGACCCGCTTCACAAGATCAGTGATGTCTCCGGTGAGCATCGGCCGGCCGCTCGCGGTCGCGAACAACGGCCCCTGCGCGAAGCCGCGCCCCACGAGGTAAGCGGTCAACGCCTCCATCGCATCTGGCCATCTGCGTCTCCTTGAGTGTGTGGCCCGTGTGGGAGCCGGGATGGGGGGCTGAGAGCC
This window contains:
- a CDS encoding HU family DNA-binding protein, which translates into the protein MNKKELVDAIADRVGDKKTATEAVNAVLDTIQAAVASGDKVSITGFGAFEMVHKPARTARNPSTGAEIHVAESWGPKFKPGSEFKELVNAGGKKAAA
- a CDS encoding tyrosine-type recombinase/integrase, which encodes MEALTAYLVGRGFAQGPLFATASGRPMLTGDITDLVKRVARQAGLHRPERVTPHALRHTFATLAIERGASLDEVSEALGHESTDTTKIYVHALRRLENDPSVKVAKVLW